The DNA region CCGCGACATCCGCGAGGTCACGGTCGAGGCCGGCGAGACCGGGGTGGCCAATCTGGTGAAGGCCGTGGGGCTCGCCCCCAGCAGCCGTGAAGCGCGCCGCCTCGTCGAGCAGGGTGCGGTGGAGATCGACGGCGTAAAGCACGCCGACCCGCGGGTCAACGTGACCCCTGCGAGTGGCATGGTGGTGCGCGCCGGCAAGCAGTACGCGCGGGTTCGCGTCGGCTGAGGGGCGCGCCTACGTCTCGCCGAAGTGCTTCGCCATTCGCTCGAGGGTGGCCCGGATGCTGTTCTTGTTGCGACCCATCGCGCCCGTCAGTTCGAGCAGGGCCGCGGCCTTGCTGGTGTTCCAGTCGAACTGCTCGGTGACCTGGGTGCCGCCCTCGGCGGGCTCGAGCATGTAGCGCCAGACGTGCCCACCAAAGTGTCGCCACGCGATGCGCCGGGCTTCCTCGAACTCGACCACCTCGTTGGTGATCTTGTAGGGCAGACCGATCCTCATGTCCATGCCGAACTGCGCTCCCAGCGAGAGGCGCTTCGGGGCGTCGCTGCGGGCGTTCTTCACTGTTCCTGACCCGTCGATGACGGCGTGCATGGCAGGGTCGGCGAGCAGATCGAATATGACTTGCGCAGGGGCGGGGACGAAGCGAGTGACCGAGAT from Pseudomonadota bacterium includes:
- a CDS encoding dimethyladenosine transferase, which codes for MSVTRFVPAPAQVIFDLLADPAMHAVIDGSGTVKNARSDAPKRLSLGAQFGMDMRIGLPYKITNEVVEFEEARRIAWRHFGGHVWRYMLEPAEGGTQVTEQFDWNTSKAAALLELTGAMGRNKNSIRATLERMAKHFGET